A single region of the Brassica rapa cultivar Chiifu-401-42 chromosome A03, CAAS_Brap_v3.01, whole genome shotgun sequence genome encodes:
- the LOC103861029 gene encoding probable xyloglucan endotransglucosylase/hydrolase protein 29 isoform X1: MSDLKYRLKVMVMMMAIVSWRCVLGLENINPIFFDEGLSHLFGESNLIRSPDDRSVRLLLDKYTGSGFISSSMYQHGFFSSLIKLPGANTAGLVVAFYTSNGDVFVKNHDELDIEFLGNVEGKPWRFQTNMYGNGSTSRGREERYRLWFDPSKEFHRYSILWNPTKIIFWVDDVPIREIKRKEEMKGDYPQKPMSLYATIWDASSWATSGGKFGVDYTFSPFVSEFKDIALDGCNVSESLTTVTRDNYNNINCSASDQLLMTSDYSTISPKQAAAMRRFRERYMYYSYCYDTVRYAVPPPECVILTAEKDRFRDTGRLKFGGSHTKVHRARKRRRRNRSTPVVSAEL, from the exons ATGAGTGATTTAAAATATCGACTAAaggtgatggtgatgatgatggcGATCGTTTCTTGGAGATGTGTTTTGGGATTGGAGAACATAAATCCCATATTCTTCGATGAAGGTCTTTCTCATTTATTTGGTGAATCTAATCTCATTCGATCTCCTGATGATCGCAGCGTTCGATTACTCCTCGACAAATACACCG GGTCAGGATTCATATCTTCAAGCATGTATCAACATGGATTTTTCAGTTCGTTGATAAAGTTGCCAGGAGCTAACACGGCCGGTCTTGTAGTCGCCTTCTAT ACATCAAACGGCGATGTGTTTGTGAAGAACCACGACGAATTAGACATAGAGTTTTTAGGGAACGTTGAAGGGAAGCCGTGGCGGTTTCAGACAAATATGTATGGAAACGGTAGCACAAGCCGTGGCCGTGAAGAACGTTACCGTCTTTGGTTTGATCCTTCCAAGGAGTTTCACCGTTATAGCATCCTTTGGAACCCTACCAAAATAAT ATTTTGGGTAGACGATGTGCCAATTAGagaaatcaaaagaaaagaagaaatgaAAGGAGACTACCCGCAAAAGCCAATGTCTCTCTACGCAACCATTTGGGACGCCTCAAGCTGGGCTACTTCCGGCGGTAAATTCGGAGTCGATTACACATTTTCACCTTTTGTCTCTGAGTTCAAAGACATTGCTCTTGACGGTTGTAATGTCTCCGAGTCACTAACCACCGTCACCAGAGATAACTACAACAATATCAATTGTTCTGCCTCGGACCAACTTCTCATGACCAGCGATTACTCAACCATTAGTCCTAAACAAGCAGCTGCAATGCGACGGTTCAGAGAGCGTTACATGTATTATTCGTATTGTTATGATACCGTACGATACGCGGTACCTCCGCCGGAATGCGTGATTTTAACAGCTGAGAAGGACCGGTTTAGGGATACAGGACGGTTGAAGTTTGGTGGTAGTCATACCAAAGTGCATAGAGCACGGAAAAGACGGAGGCGGAACCGGTCCACGCCGGTGGTATCGGCTGAACTATAG
- the LOC103861029 gene encoding probable xyloglucan endotransglucosylase/hydrolase protein 29 isoform X2, translating into MKVFLIYLVNLISFDLLMIAAFDYSSTNTPTSNGDVFVKNHDELDIEFLGNVEGKPWRFQTNMYGNGSTSRGREERYRLWFDPSKEFHRYSILWNPTKIIFWVDDVPIREIKRKEEMKGDYPQKPMSLYATIWDASSWATSGGKFGVDYTFSPFVSEFKDIALDGCNVSESLTTVTRDNYNNINCSASDQLLMTSDYSTISPKQAAAMRRFRERYMYYSYCYDTVRYAVPPPECVILTAEKDRFRDTGRLKFGGSHTKVHRARKRRRRNRSTPVVSAEL; encoded by the exons ATGAAGGTCTTTCTCATTTATTTGGTGAATCTAATCTCATTCGATCTCCTGATGATCGCAGCGTTCGATTACTCCTCGACAAATACACCG ACATCAAACGGCGATGTGTTTGTGAAGAACCACGACGAATTAGACATAGAGTTTTTAGGGAACGTTGAAGGGAAGCCGTGGCGGTTTCAGACAAATATGTATGGAAACGGTAGCACAAGCCGTGGCCGTGAAGAACGTTACCGTCTTTGGTTTGATCCTTCCAAGGAGTTTCACCGTTATAGCATCCTTTGGAACCCTACCAAAATAAT ATTTTGGGTAGACGATGTGCCAATTAGagaaatcaaaagaaaagaagaaatgaAAGGAGACTACCCGCAAAAGCCAATGTCTCTCTACGCAACCATTTGGGACGCCTCAAGCTGGGCTACTTCCGGCGGTAAATTCGGAGTCGATTACACATTTTCACCTTTTGTCTCTGAGTTCAAAGACATTGCTCTTGACGGTTGTAATGTCTCCGAGTCACTAACCACCGTCACCAGAGATAACTACAACAATATCAATTGTTCTGCCTCGGACCAACTTCTCATGACCAGCGATTACTCAACCATTAGTCCTAAACAAGCAGCTGCAATGCGACGGTTCAGAGAGCGTTACATGTATTATTCGTATTGTTATGATACCGTACGATACGCGGTACCTCCGCCGGAATGCGTGATTTTAACAGCTGAGAAGGACCGGTTTAGGGATACAGGACGGTTGAAGTTTGGTGGTAGTCATACCAAAGTGCATAGAGCACGGAAAAGACGGAGGCGGAACCGGTCCACGCCGGTGGTATCGGCTGAACTATAG
- the LOC103861028 gene encoding uncharacterized protein LOC103861028 translates to MSEELQESEVIFSDEYYTRNKNKSSIDENNKTKTTAMEKKSSPVRIPSRSIFRRAEEEEEEEGEITPPHIIIGKRRMEAQMAFSFCTLKGRELSRHRNSVLRMTGFLEV, encoded by the coding sequence ATGTCAGAAGAACTTCAAGAATCAGAGGTTATATTTTCCGATGAATATTATACCAGGAACAAGAACAAGAGTAGCATCGAcgagaacaacaaaacaaagacGACGGCGATGGAGAAAAAGTCATCTCCGGTGAGAATCCCGTCGAGAAGTATTTTCCGGCgtgcggaggaggaggaagaggaggagggagAGATCACTCCGCCACATATAATCATCGGAAAACGAAGAATGGAGGCGCAAATGGCGTTTTCCTTTTGTACACTCAAAGGGAGAGAGTTGAGTCGTCACCGTAACTCCGTTCTTAGGATGACCGGTTTTTTGGAAGTATAA